The following proteins are encoded in a genomic region of Streptococcus constellatus subsp. constellatus:
- a CDS encoding helix-turn-helix transcriptional regulator: MNRVKDFRKKLDLSQLDLAKKIGVSRQTINMIENNKYNPTLELCISLALALKTDLNTLFWNK; this comes from the coding sequence ATGAATCGAGTAAAAGATTTCCGAAAAAAATTAGATCTCTCACAATTGGACCTTGCTAAAAAGATTGGCGTTTCGCGGCAGACAATTAACATGATTGAAAACAACAAATATAACCCAACACTAGAACTTTGCATTAGTTTAGCACTAGCTTTGAAGACAGACCTAAATACACTTTTTTGGAACAAGTAA
- the glyQ gene encoding glycine--tRNA ligase subunit alpha gives MSKKLTFQEIILTLQQFWNEQGCMLMQAYDNEKGAGTMSPYTFLRAIGPEPWNAAYVEPSRRPADGRYGENPNRLYQHHQFQVVMKPSPSNIQELYLQSLELLGINPLEHDIRFVEDNWENPSTGSAGLGWEVWLDGMEITQFTYFQQVGGLSTDPVTSEVTYGLERLASYIQEVDSVYDIEWADGVKYGEIFRQPEFEHSKYSFEVSDQALLLENFDHFEAEAKRCLEYNLVHPAYDYVLKCSHTFNLLDARGAVSVTERAGYIARIRNLARIVAKTFVAERKRLSYPLLDEATREKLLAEEE, from the coding sequence ATGTCTAAAAAATTAACCTTTCAGGAAATTATTTTAACGTTGCAGCAGTTTTGGAATGAACAGGGCTGTATGCTCATGCAGGCCTATGATAATGAAAAAGGTGCTGGAACCATGAGCCCATATACTTTTCTTCGTGCCATTGGACCTGAGCCATGGAATGCGGCTTATGTCGAACCTTCGCGACGTCCAGCAGATGGGCGTTACGGCGAAAATCCGAATCGCCTCTACCAACATCATCAGTTTCAAGTTGTAATGAAACCAAGCCCAAGCAACATTCAAGAGTTGTATTTGCAGTCGTTAGAATTGCTGGGGATTAACCCGTTGGAGCATGATATTCGTTTTGTAGAGGATAATTGGGAAAATCCTTCGACTGGTTCTGCAGGTTTGGGTTGGGAAGTATGGCTTGATGGGATGGAAATCACGCAGTTTACTTATTTCCAACAGGTCGGTGGTTTGTCTACTGATCCAGTTACCTCAGAAGTAACTTACGGTTTGGAGCGGCTAGCGTCCTATATCCAAGAGGTGGATTCCGTTTATGATATTGAGTGGGCAGATGGAGTTAAGTACGGAGAAATTTTCCGTCAGCCAGAATTTGAACATTCAAAATACAGTTTTGAAGTGAGCGACCAAGCCTTGCTTTTAGAAAATTTTGATCATTTTGAAGCAGAAGCAAAACGCTGCTTGGAATATAATCTTGTGCACCCTGCTTATGATTATGTATTGAAATGTTCTCACACCTTTAATTTATTGGATGCTCGCGGAGCTGTTTCTGTGACAGAGCGAGCGGGTTACATTGCTCGGATTCGTAATTTAGCACGTATTGTTGCTAAAACCTTTGTGGCTGAGCGCAAACGGCTAAGCTATCCGTTGTTAGACGAAGCAACACGTGAGAAATTATTGGCTGAGGAGGAATAA
- the rsmH gene encoding 16S rRNA (cytosine(1402)-N(4))-methyltransferase RsmH, which yields MTNEFHHVTVLLHETIDQLNVKPDGIYVDATLGGAGHSEYLLSKLGKNGHLYAFDQDQTAIDYAQKHLALYVARGMVTFINDNFRHLKERLHELGVEEIDGICYDLGVSSPQLDERKRGFSYKQDAPLDMRMNQDAKLTAYAVVNQYSYHDLVRIFFKYGEDKFSKQIARKIEQMREKKPIETTTELAEIIKSAKPAKELKKKGHPAKQIFQAIRIEVNDELGAADESIQQAMDLLTVDGRISVITFHSLEDRLTKQLFKVASTVEVPKGLPFIPEELQPKMKLVTRKPILPSQEELDQNNRAHSAKLRVAQKVHK from the coding sequence ATGACAAATGAATTTCATCATGTAACAGTTCTTCTACACGAAACCATTGATCAGCTTAATGTAAAACCAGATGGAATCTATGTTGATGCGACATTAGGTGGGGCAGGGCATAGCGAATATCTTTTGAGTAAATTAGGAAAAAACGGTCATTTATATGCTTTTGATCAAGATCAGACCGCTATTGATTATGCTCAAAAACACTTAGCGCTTTATGTAGCGCGAGGAATGGTGACCTTTATTAATGATAATTTTCGTCATTTAAAGGAACGTTTGCATGAGCTAGGTGTTGAAGAAATTGATGGCATTTGTTATGATTTAGGGGTTTCTAGTCCGCAATTGGATGAGCGCAAGCGTGGGTTTTCCTATAAACAGGATGCTCCGCTTGACATGCGGATGAATCAGGATGCAAAGTTGACGGCTTATGCAGTAGTCAATCAATACAGCTATCACGATTTGGTGCGGATTTTCTTCAAGTATGGAGAAGATAAATTTTCAAAGCAAATTGCTCGGAAAATTGAGCAAATGCGTGAAAAGAAACCGATTGAGACCACTACGGAGTTAGCAGAGATTATCAAATCTGCTAAGCCTGCCAAGGAATTGAAAAAAAAGGGGCACCCTGCTAAACAGATTTTTCAAGCCATTCGCATCGAAGTTAATGATGAGTTGGGAGCGGCAGATGAGTCCATTCAACAAGCGATGGACTTGTTGACGGTTGATGGGCGTATTTCGGTGATTACGTTTCATTCGTTGGAGGATCGCTTGACCAAGCAGCTTTTTAAAGTAGCCTCAACAGTAGAAGTACCGAAAGGGTTGCCGTTTATTCCAGAGGAATTACAGCCTAAAATGAAGTTGGTCACTCGGAAACCCATTTTACCAAGTCAAGAAGAATTAGATCAAAATAATCGAGCCCATTCAGCTAAGCTGCGTGTGGCGCAAAAAGTACATAAGTGA
- a CDS encoding DUF6261 family protein encodes MTKTYTIRPLPYSNFTNREFESLMTDSHQVLTSFAKSYKDEAMYDDHLEVFDSKLEQFQAQLASVENKQTLSLAEVDKERDSALVGLFTLHRGFAKIKEPNLKAAHETLTPVLAKYKDITKHTNDVATAEIKSLLKTLKEEPYDAAVTTLGLLPMLTAVATAQEDYDRAEALARAAKSSKEVGKTKQLRTELSRIYDLFMRYTAASAEAYPEKLHFAKLLKDLNTIRDSKRRLSSPSKKTKTEPAVEVAG; translated from the coding sequence ATGACAAAAACCTACACCATTCGCCCCCTGCCTTACAGCAACTTTACTAACCGTGAGTTTGAGAGCCTGATGACGGACTCTCATCAGGTTCTTACTAGCTTTGCCAAGTCCTACAAGGATGAGGCTATGTATGATGATCATCTTGAAGTCTTTGATAGTAAGCTGGAGCAATTCCAAGCCCAGTTGGCCAGCGTAGAAAATAAACAAACCTTGAGTCTAGCAGAAGTGGATAAGGAGCGGGACAGTGCCCTAGTCGGACTGTTTACCTTGCATAGGGGCTTTGCCAAAATCAAGGAGCCCAATCTCAAAGCCGCCCACGAAACCCTAACGCCAGTTCTTGCGAAGTATAAGGACATCACCAAGCATACCAACGATGTCGCAACTGCTGAAATCAAGAGCCTCCTCAAAACCCTCAAGGAGGAACCTTATGATGCAGCAGTGACTACCTTGGGTCTTCTGCCGATGCTTACCGCCGTGGCAACAGCTCAGGAAGACTATGACCGGGCAGAAGCTCTGGCGCGTGCAGCCAAGTCCAGCAAAGAAGTCGGCAAAACCAAGCAGTTGCGTACCGAGCTCTCCCGTATCTATGACCTCTTTATGCGCTATACCGCAGCCTCCGCAGAAGCCTATCCCGAAAAACTCCACTTTGCTAAACTCCTCAAAGACCTCAACACCATCCGCGACAGCAAGCGCCGCCTATCCAGTCCAAGCAAGAAAACAAAAACGGAACCAGCAGTGGAAGTGGCTGGGTAA
- the nagA gene encoding N-acetylglucosamine-6-phosphate deacetylase: MPKYIQADRFFYPHGIRQGGYLEITDGKFGKWTKAIPAGADVIDYTGYSIAPGLVDTHIHGFGGVDVMDNNIEGTLHTMSEGLLTTGVTSFLPTTLTSSYEQLLAVTENIGAHYQEATGAKIRGLYFEGPYFTEKYKGAQNPIYMKNPRMDEFRAWKKASNGLLNKIALAPEREGVEDFVRTITDEGVTVALGHSNATFDEAKVAVDAGASVWVHAYNGMRGLTHRELGMVGAMYELPHTYAELICDGHHVDPKACDILMKQKGHEHIALITDCMTAGGLEDGDYMLGEFPVVVENGTARLKSTGNLAGSILKLKDGLKNVVKWGIANSHQAVMMATLNPAKSVHIEDVCGQIKEGHDADFIVLDKDLELVATYLDGEKRYEAK, encoded by the coding sequence ATGCCTAAATATATTCAAGCAGATCGATTTTTCTATCCCCATGGTATCCGTCAAGGTGGCTACTTAGAAATCACAGATGGTAAATTTGGCAAATGGACGAAAGCTATTCCGGCAGGTGCGGATGTGATAGATTATACAGGTTATTCTATCGCACCGGGACTGGTGGATACCCATATTCATGGTTTTGGCGGTGTCGATGTCATGGATAACAATATTGAGGGCACCCTTCATACGATGAGTGAAGGTCTCTTAACGACGGGGGTGACTAGTTTTCTGCCAACGACTTTGACTTCAAGCTATGAACAACTCTTGGCTGTGACAGAAAATATCGGTGCTCATTATCAGGAAGCGACAGGCGCCAAAATTCGTGGCTTATATTTTGAAGGTCCGTATTTCACAGAAAAATATAAAGGAGCCCAAAATCCAATTTACATGAAAAATCCTCGAATGGATGAATTTCGTGCTTGGAAAAAAGCATCGAATGGTTTGCTCAATAAAATCGCTTTAGCTCCAGAACGAGAAGGTGTTGAAGATTTTGTTCGAACCATTACTGATGAAGGCGTAACAGTTGCACTTGGGCACTCAAATGCAACTTTTGATGAAGCTAAAGTTGCGGTAGATGCTGGCGCTAGTGTCTGGGTTCATGCTTATAATGGCATGCGTGGTCTGACTCACCGTGAGCTGGGCATGGTCGGCGCTATGTACGAGCTGCCACACACTTATGCTGAGCTGATCTGTGATGGACACCATGTGGATCCAAAGGCTTGTGACATTTTGATGAAGCAAAAAGGTCATGAACATATTGCCCTCATTACCGACTGTATGACAGCTGGTGGACTAGAAGATGGCGATTATATGCTGGGTGAATTTCCGGTTGTAGTGGAAAATGGCACTGCTCGACTCAAATCAACAGGCAACCTAGCCGGTTCTATCTTGAAATTAAAAGATGGTCTAAAAAATGTTGTAAAATGGGGTATTGCTAATTCGCACCAAGCTGTTATGATGGCGACGCTCAATCCAGCAAAATCCGTTCATATTGAGGATGTTTGTGGTCAAATCAAGGAAGGTCACGACGCTGACTTTATCGTTCTTGACAAGGATTTGGAACTGGTTGCAACCTACTTGGATGGCGAAAAAAGATATGAAGCTAAATAG
- a CDS encoding IS30 family transposase, translating to MSYLHITIIDRLKIEAYLEAGFNQSYIATKLGFHRSSISREIKRCPNKYSAEEAQRQYEELSRLKGRKTACTSLMKKNIERHLKASWSPEQIHGRYQYENKPIVSFKTIYNWIYNGQLEVSVETLRRKGKIREPHETRGKFIIGKPISKRPKEVKRRQSFGHWELDTMVSSRGKSKGCLATFVERKTRFYLAFKIPDRSARSMFSVIETLQKIFPKNFLKTFTSDRGKEFACYPQVEALGIDFYFADAYSSWQRGSNENSNGLLREYFPKRTNLTDITDESLVNALLAINHRPRKCLGYKTAFEALMDEF from the coding sequence ATGAGCTACTTACATATTACCATAATTGATCGGCTAAAGATAGAAGCATATCTTGAAGCAGGTTTTAATCAGTCCTATATTGCAACTAAGTTAGGTTTTCACCGTTCATCAATTAGCCGAGAAATCAAACGGTGTCCAAATAAATATTCTGCCGAAGAAGCACAAAGGCAATATGAGGAATTATCTAGACTTAAGGGAAGGAAAACTGCATGTACTTCACTGATGAAGAAAAATATAGAACGTCATTTAAAAGCATCCTGGTCACCCGAGCAGATTCATGGGCGTTATCAGTACGAAAATAAGCCAATCGTATCGTTTAAAACGATTTATAATTGGATATATAATGGCCAACTCGAAGTGAGTGTAGAGACGTTAAGACGAAAAGGTAAAATACGTGAACCCCATGAGACGAGAGGGAAATTCATTATTGGTAAACCTATTTCCAAACGACCTAAAGAAGTGAAGAGGAGGCAAAGTTTCGGTCATTGGGAATTAGATACCATGGTTTCTTCCAGAGGGAAAAGCAAAGGATGCTTGGCTACATTTGTAGAGCGAAAAACACGTTTTTATCTGGCATTTAAAATACCTGACCGATCAGCTAGGTCAATGTTTTCAGTCATAGAAACACTTCAGAAGATTTTTCCTAAGAACTTTTTAAAAACATTTACATCAGACAGAGGAAAAGAATTTGCTTGTTATCCTCAAGTGGAAGCTTTAGGAATAGACTTTTACTTTGCGGACGCTTATTCATCTTGGCAAAGAGGAAGTAATGAAAATTCAAATGGATTGCTTAGAGAATATTTTCCTAAGAGGACTAATCTAACCGACATTACTGATGAATCGTTAGTAAATGCTTTACTTGCTATAAATCACCGTCCAAGAAAATGCTTAGGTTACAAAACAGCATTTGAGGCTCTTATGGATGAATTTTAG
- the ftsL gene encoding cell division protein FtsL, which yields MATRTRTTGQILQARIQKFSRVEKAFYGAIVLTAVILATSVVFMQTKLLQVQRDLTTVNSKIEAKRTELDDAKQEVNELIRSERLSKLASSQEMTQNNENIRTAE from the coding sequence ATGGCAACTAGAACAAGAACAACTGGCCAGATACTTCAGGCACGAATTCAAAAATTTTCTCGTGTTGAGAAAGCATTTTATGGAGCGATAGTCTTGACAGCGGTTATCTTAGCAACCAGTGTTGTCTTTATGCAAACAAAATTATTGCAGGTGCAACGTGATTTAACGACTGTCAATTCAAAAATTGAAGCAAAGCGCACAGAACTAGATGATGCTAAACAAGAAGTAAACGAATTGATTCGTAGTGAACGTTTGTCAAAATTAGCAAGTTCACAGGAAATGACCCAAAATAATGAAAATATCAGAACGGCGGAATAA
- a CDS encoding DUF896 family protein, with the protein MEPKKIARINELAKKKKTAGLTPEEKVEQAKLREEYIEGYRRSVRHHIEGIKIVDEAGNDITPEKLRQVQREKGLHGRSLDDPNS; encoded by the coding sequence ATGGAACCGAAGAAAATTGCACGAATCAATGAGCTTGCCAAGAAAAAGAAAACAGCTGGCTTAACACCCGAAGAGAAAGTAGAGCAAGCTAAGTTGCGGGAAGAATATATCGAAGGGTATCGTCGTAGCGTTCGTCACCACATCGAAGGAATCAAGATTGTAGATGAAGCAGGAAATGACATCACGCCAGAAAAGCTCCGTCAAGTCCAACGAGAAAAAGGCCTGCACGGTAGAAGTTTGGATGATCCAAATTCGTAA
- a CDS encoding aldo/keto reductase, protein MERYQLNNGVEIPVLGFGTWKAQDGEEAYQAVLTALEAGYRHIDTAAVYKNEGSVGSAIKDSGIPREELFITTKLWNGNHTYEETQGAFARSLERLGLDYLDLYLIHWPNPKPLREQEAWKERNREVWRAMEDLYREGKIRAIGVSNFLPHHLEPLLETARILPAVNQIRLAPGVYQAETVDYCRKHDILLEAWGPFGQGELFHNEEVKAVADKYGKSVAQIALAWSLQEGFLPLPKSVTPERIKSNLDCFDITLSPADLEVLKNIQGLEGGAPDPDKMDF, encoded by the coding sequence ATGGAACGTTATCAATTAAACAATGGTGTAGAGATTCCGGTTTTGGGCTTTGGAACTTGGAAGGCTCAAGATGGTGAAGAGGCCTATCAGGCGGTGCTAACAGCACTTGAAGCAGGCTACCGACACATTGATACTGCGGCTGTTTATAAGAATGAGGGAAGTGTGGGTAGTGCAATCAAAGACAGTGGTATACCGCGAGAAGAGCTCTTTATTACGACCAAGCTCTGGAATGGTAATCATACTTATGAGGAGACTCAAGGAGCTTTTGCCCGCTCCTTAGAGCGTTTGGGGCTGGACTATCTGGACCTCTATCTTATCCACTGGCCCAATCCAAAACCTCTGCGAGAGCAGGAAGCTTGGAAGGAGCGCAATCGGGAGGTTTGGCGGGCTATGGAAGACCTCTATCGGGAGGGGAAAATCCGAGCTATCGGTGTCAGCAATTTCCTGCCTCACCACCTAGAGCCTCTGCTTGAGACAGCGCGTATTTTGCCCGCGGTCAATCAAATTCGTCTGGCGCCTGGTGTCTATCAGGCTGAAACGGTGGACTATTGTCGTAAGCATGATATTCTCCTAGAGGCTTGGGGTCCCTTCGGTCAAGGGGAACTTTTCCACAATGAAGAAGTCAAGGCTGTGGCCGATAAATACGGCAAATCTGTCGCTCAAATCGCTCTGGCTTGGAGCCTGCAAGAGGGCTTCCTGCCCCTGCCCAAGTCGGTTACGCCTGAGCGAATCAAGAGCAATCTGGACTGCTTTGACATTACCCTTAGCCCGGCAGACCTAGAAGTGCTGAAAAACATTCAAGGTCTTGAAGGTGGTGCTCCGGACCCAGATAAGATGGATTTTTAG
- a CDS encoding potassium channel family protein, producing the protein MDKRTIGILGLGVFGRSIINTLCKYNCDIIAVDDHDDVINHFEPVLARGVVGDITDYDLLQAAGIDTCDTVVVATGDNLESSVLAVMHCKSLGVEKVIAKVKSKTTRKVLLKVGADRCISPERETGISLAKNILHQATTDVIELDKNVAIVEFYPPQSWIGKNLAQLKLRQNYNLNIIGFRENPDGVLNIDTPPSYIFKDKELLMAVVDSQTFDHFEDITK; encoded by the coding sequence ATGGATAAACGAACAATTGGTATACTAGGGCTAGGAGTTTTTGGTCGCAGTATCATTAACACACTTTGCAAATACAACTGCGATATTATTGCAGTTGACGATCATGATGATGTCATCAATCATTTTGAACCAGTTTTGGCACGTGGAGTCGTAGGAGACATTACAGACTATGATTTGCTACAGGCAGCAGGAATTGATACCTGTGATACTGTAGTGGTCGCTACTGGGGATAATCTAGAATCCAGCGTCCTTGCCGTCATGCACTGTAAATCTTTAGGCGTTGAAAAAGTGATTGCTAAGGTAAAAAGCAAGACAACCCGAAAAGTGTTGCTAAAAGTTGGAGCTGATCGCTGCATCTCCCCTGAACGTGAAACTGGGATTTCACTTGCTAAAAATATCTTGCACCAAGCCACTACTGATGTGATTGAATTAGACAAAAATGTAGCCATTGTTGAATTTTATCCACCTCAATCCTGGATTGGTAAAAATTTAGCACAATTGAAACTTCGTCAAAACTATAATCTGAATATTATCGGTTTTCGAGAAAATCCTGATGGTGTACTTAATATTGATACACCACCTAGCTACATTTTTAAAGATAAAGAACTGTTAATGGCTGTCGTTGATAGTCAAACATTTGATCATTTTGAGGATATTACCAAATAG
- a CDS encoding TrkH family potassium uptake protein — MSRFLSRLSPARRILLSFAFVIVVGSLLLDLPFVQVATSKANYFDHLFTSVSMVCVTGLFTQSVADTYNIWGQIICMLLIQIGGLGLISFIGLIYVRSNQKLSLSNRTTLQESLSQNETNSIRDFLRSIFLITFSIETLGALILSFRFIPLLGWGKGALTSIFLAISAFCNAGFDNLGSNSLLAYQTDALVNLTIAALIIMGGLGFSVWFDLKTNIQTNGRKRKLRFHTKLVLALTAIILISGTCLTLLTEYHNANTIGRLPMGNKLLVSFFQTVTMRTAGFATIDYTQARPVTLLLYIIQMFLGGAPGGTAGGLKITTFLVVLAFARTEILGLPNTNFGHHTFSPSTIQKAFSVLIVFTTTFILGLTFLTLTADNGHRFIYLMFEAMSALGTVGVTANLTPTLNHAALTVIMFLMFIGRIGPLTLIVSLSNRKPNKKEAIKFANANIIVG, encoded by the coding sequence ATGTCACGTTTTTTATCAAGATTGTCTCCTGCGAGGCGTATTTTATTGAGTTTTGCCTTCGTTATCGTGGTGGGCTCTCTTCTTTTAGATCTGCCTTTCGTGCAGGTAGCAACTTCTAAAGCCAACTATTTCGACCATCTCTTCACGTCGGTTTCAATGGTCTGTGTGACCGGACTTTTTACGCAGTCTGTTGCAGATACTTACAATATTTGGGGACAGATTATCTGCATGCTTCTTATTCAAATCGGTGGTTTGGGGCTGATTAGCTTCATCGGGCTGATTTACGTCCGCTCCAATCAGAAACTCAGCCTTTCCAATCGGACCACTTTGCAAGAAAGTCTCAGTCAAAACGAAACAAATTCTATACGTGATTTTCTCCGCTCGATTTTTCTAATCACTTTTAGTATAGAAACCCTTGGAGCCTTGATTCTCAGTTTTCGTTTTATCCCTCTTTTAGGCTGGGGAAAGGGCGCTCTAACTTCCATTTTCCTTGCTATTTCTGCTTTTTGTAATGCCGGATTTGATAATTTAGGTAGTAATAGTTTACTAGCCTATCAAACAGATGCTCTGGTTAATTTAACCATTGCTGCTTTAATTATCATGGGTGGTTTAGGTTTTTCAGTTTGGTTCGACCTAAAAACAAATATTCAAACAAATGGTCGAAAAAGAAAACTACGTTTTCATACAAAATTAGTTCTAGCTTTGACTGCCATTATCTTAATAAGCGGAACCTGTTTGACACTCTTAACGGAATATCACAATGCAAACACAATCGGTCGGCTTCCTATGGGAAATAAACTCTTAGTTAGTTTCTTTCAAACCGTCACCATGCGGACAGCTGGATTTGCAACGATTGACTATACTCAAGCTCGTCCGGTGACACTACTTCTTTACATCATTCAAATGTTTCTAGGGGGTGCTCCTGGAGGAACAGCAGGCGGACTGAAAATTACCACTTTCTTAGTTGTATTAGCCTTTGCTCGAACAGAAATTCTTGGTTTGCCTAATACAAATTTCGGACACCATACCTTTTCTCCATCCACCATTCAAAAAGCTTTCAGTGTTTTGATTGTCTTTACGACAACCTTTATTTTAGGACTGACATTCTTAACATTGACTGCAGATAATGGGCATCGGTTCATCTATTTAATGTTTGAAGCGATGTCTGCTCTTGGAACGGTGGGAGTGACTGCAAATTTAACACCTACTTTAAATCATGCAGCTTTAACAGTTATCATGTTTTTGATGTTTATCGGACGGATTGGACCGTTGACATTAATTGTCAGTCTCTCCAATCGAAAACCAAATAAAAAAGAAGCGATTAAGTTTGCCAATGCAAATATTATCGTTGGATAG
- the glyS gene encoding glycine--tRNA ligase subunit beta gives MTKNLLVELGLEEMPAYVVTPSMKQLRDKMAAFLTDNRLTFDKIEMFSTPRRLAVRVSNLSEKQTDLTEDFKGPSKKIALDADGHFTKAAQGFVRGKGLTVEDITFREVKGEEYVYVTKQEIGKPVEELIDGIVDVLKSLTFPVNMHWGSHTFEYIRPVHTLTVLLDDESFLMNLFDIESGRTSRGHRFLGHEVKIQSADSYEEDLREVFVIASPMERENMILDQIKEIERMHNVHVEIDENLLDEVLNLIEYPTAFIGRFDDRYLDVPEEVLVTSMKVNQRYFVVRNENGKLLPYFVSVRNGNAEHLENVVKGNQKVLVARLEDAEFFWREDQRLIISDLVDKLKNVTFHEKIGSLAEHMERTAKIAALLAEKAHLSTREAKDVARAASIYKFDLLTGMVGEFDELQGIMGEKYALLAGENTAVARAIREHYLPTASDGELPDTKVGAILAIADKIDTILSFFSVGLIPSGSNDPYALRRATQGVVRILDKFGWHIALDELIEQLYALQFDSLTYSNKEQVLDFFRARIEKMMDNDIPKDIVTAVLNSSTFVVRDLVEVAALLAEKAQEDSFKPAVESLARVFNLAEKAEAVSVVDESLFENEEEKELHTAIERLTLSDDLADNIEQLFALSPVIDAFFDNTMVMAEDEAIRANRLALLVVLMTKAKKVAQFNQINTK, from the coding sequence ATGACGAAGAATTTATTGGTTGAGTTAGGGCTTGAAGAAATGCCTGCTTATGTTGTAACACCAAGCATGAAACAATTGCGTGATAAAATGGCAGCCTTTTTAACAGACAATCGTTTGACATTCGATAAGATTGAAATGTTTTCCACTCCTCGTCGCTTGGCTGTACGTGTGTCCAATCTAAGTGAAAAGCAAACAGACCTGACAGAAGACTTCAAAGGACCAAGTAAGAAAATTGCTTTGGATGCAGATGGTCATTTTACGAAAGCTGCGCAAGGCTTTGTTCGTGGAAAAGGCTTGACGGTTGAAGATATCACATTTCGTGAAGTAAAAGGTGAGGAATATGTCTATGTCACCAAACAAGAAATCGGAAAACCCGTTGAGGAATTGATTGACGGTATTGTGGATGTATTGAAATCATTAACTTTTCCTGTAAATATGCACTGGGGTAGTCATACATTTGAATATATTCGCCCTGTTCATACCCTCACCGTGTTATTGGATGACGAATCTTTTTTGATGAATTTGTTTGATATTGAAAGTGGACGGACAAGTCGAGGCCATCGTTTTCTAGGTCATGAAGTGAAGATTCAGTCTGCAGATTCTTATGAAGAAGATCTGCGCGAAGTTTTTGTCATTGCGAGTCCAATGGAACGGGAAAACATGATTTTGGATCAAATCAAAGAAATTGAGAGAATGCACAATGTTCATGTGGAAATTGATGAAAATTTGTTAGATGAAGTGTTGAACTTGATTGAGTATCCAACCGCCTTTATTGGGCGTTTTGACGATCGTTACTTAGATGTGCCAGAAGAAGTCCTTGTTACGTCTATGAAGGTTAATCAACGTTATTTTGTTGTTCGCAATGAAAATGGCAAGCTTCTTCCATATTTCGTATCGGTACGCAACGGAAATGCAGAACACCTCGAAAATGTCGTTAAAGGAAATCAGAAAGTTTTAGTGGCTCGGTTAGAAGATGCAGAATTTTTCTGGCGTGAAGATCAACGATTGATTATTTCTGACTTGGTTGACAAGTTGAAAAATGTAACTTTCCATGAAAAAATTGGCTCATTAGCGGAGCACATGGAACGAACAGCAAAGATCGCAGCTCTTTTAGCAGAAAAAGCACACTTATCTACTCGGGAAGCAAAAGATGTAGCCCGTGCCGCATCTATTTACAAATTTGATTTATTGACCGGTATGGTTGGAGAATTTGATGAATTGCAAGGTATCATGGGAGAAAAATATGCTCTACTTGCAGGAGAAAACACAGCAGTAGCTAGAGCTATTCGAGAGCATTATTTACCAACTGCCAGTGACGGTGAATTGCCAGATACGAAAGTTGGTGCTATTTTAGCCATTGCAGACAAGATAGACACGATTCTTTCGTTCTTCTCAGTCGGACTCATTCCAAGCGGTTCAAATGACCCTTATGCTCTTCGTAGGGCAACACAAGGTGTTGTGCGCATTTTGGATAAATTTGGTTGGCATATTGCCTTAGATGAATTGATAGAACAGCTCTATGCGCTGCAGTTTGATAGTCTCACATATAGTAACAAAGAGCAGGTACTTGATTTCTTCCGTGCGCGTATTGAAAAAATGATGGATAATGATATTCCGAAAGATATCGTAACAGCTGTGCTCAACAGCTCGACGTTTGTTGTACGTGATTTGGTCGAGGTGGCGGCCCTTCTAGCAGAAAAAGCACAAGAAGATTCTTTCAAACCAGCAGTTGAAAGTTTGGCACGTGTCTTTAATTTGGCAGAAAAAGCAGAAGCAGTGAGTGTTGTGGATGAAAGTCTGTTTGAAAATGAAGAGGAAAAAGAACTTCATACAGCAATCGAGCGCTTGACTTTATCTGATGACTTGGCGGATAATATTGAACAATTATTTGCTTTAAGTCCGGTCATTGATGCATTTTTTGATAACACTATGGTCATGGCAGAAGATGAAGCAATCCGAGCAAATCGTTTGGCGCTTTTAGTCGTTTTAATGACAAAGGCTAAAAAGGTAGCACAGTTTAATCAAATCAATACAAAATGA